CGCCTCCCGGGCTGTGCTGTGTATGCCCCATAACCGCGGGGCAGCCtggcagaatgggagaaactctGGGCTTGCAATCAGGAAACCCCAGTTTTAATATCACATCAGGGACCTGGGGTGGGCTGTGGGCTTTGAGCACATCATTCCACTCCTATTATAAGAAGCGTGAAGAGGAGACGGGCTGGTTTCTTAGGGGCCCCCCTCCAACCCTCAGATTCTGTGGCTTCAGGCCTCCCAGGTCCTGCACACACTTTCTCCTCCCTTGTAAATGCAGGCTGTTTACCTTTCAGCTGGCAGGGTCGGCTGTCATTGCTTTTGGACTGTGGTTCCGGTTTGGAGGCACCATGAAGGATTTCTCATCGGAGGACAGTTCCCCAGAGTACTTCTACATGGGTGAGTGACTTCAGCTCTCCCGGCTTCGAGTGGAGCCTGCACCTGGACTTCTGGGacgggggatggagggagagaaaggaggcaaaCCTGAGCCCCAGATGCCCACCTGGCCCTGGGGTAGGGATGTGTGGTCCAAGCGGAGAGGAGAGGGCCCTACCACCCCTACCCTGCCCACCCCACACATGATTCATCCCTCTGCTTCTAAAACCAAGGAAGACCAGGTGGGACTGAACCGTTGTGCTTCTTTCAGCCACTTCAAGAAAAGAAGCCCAGCATGTAACCACAATTCATTTCCAAAGAATTGGAAAAGCCCCTTTGACCCCCTGAGTGAAGTGGGTACACCACAAAGTCAGTTATTCACTCATCCATCTGGGGTGACAGGGGACCCCTGCCCAGTCAGGGTCTGGTTTTGTGTATTTGTGATCTTGGATTTTAAATTGTCTAGGAGAGAcacataattcaaaatgaagagAGACATCTCAAGATGTGGAGGAGTCCATCTCAGTCCCTCCATGACTAGGGActgcagaggggagagagaagggggagaggagagggagggctgCCATGGAGAGAGGCCTCAGTGTGGGAGGGGTAGTAGCCATCTCCCTCCAACTGTGGGAAAGGGGTGAGGAGTGGGAGGCTGATGTAGCCTCCAATTCTGAGACCATGTGATAAGTAGGGGGCAAGAAACTAGTGTGTAACCAAGTGCTGACTTAGTGGTATTTGCAGCTGGTGCATCAGGGGTCATTCTAAACTGGTGAGGCAAGAAGGATTTGAGTTTGGTTTGAAAGACCAACCATAATcaatagagaaaaggaagagtAGGGACTGCAGAGGTTTGGGGCACAAGGTGTGTCTACAGGATAGTGATTAGCAAGCCTAGGCTGGGCAGAGGACTCTTAACAGAATGTAAAGGATATGGGCATGGTAGGAATTAAGATTAGAAAAGTTGGGGAGGTATGGAGGACAAGTATAGAGGGCCTTGAATGTCAGGGCTAGTTAATTTAATAAACAATAGAAGGATAATTTAGGGTTTGGGGGAGGGTACGACCTACACTGCACTTTAAAGAGATTATTCTGGAATGAGAGGGGAGGACAGAAAAAGACCGTGCTAGATTATTGATATAGTCAGGCCTGAAGAAATAAGTGCATAACCCATGGTGGTTGCAGTAGGAATTGtgaagaaaaggacagaaagacaAGAAACTTTATTaagcattattaaatattattattaaacatcGTTAAACTCCGGGACAGaaggaatcaaaacaaaaaaggtaTCAGTGATAGACAGAGTCAAGCCTAGAAGTCACAACTCATGGTTTTCAGATGGAAACCTGAGTTATGGAGGTAAGGGACCCTGCTCGGTTAGAGAGAGGGGCGGGTAtgtggaaggaaagatggaagccAGTCTAGGGGGCAGCTTCTATCTGTGTTGCTCCAGAAACAAAGCACTGATAGCAATTTCACAGGTGTAGATTTGGGTCCAACATAAGAAAAGCTTTCTAATGACTTGATAAATCAAAGAAGCTGAGCAGACTTCTACAGATGAAAGCGATCCCTCTGATACCTTGGTATTTAACCAAAAATCAGAATGGAGCCTTTGTCAATACAGGAGATTCCCGCATTGAATAGGAGAGCCAACTAGTTCTATAAAGACCTTCCTGATCCTATTTCCTAATCTAAACTAAAGCAACATGAACAGCCcaagatgcaagaaatgtcaTATATTTATGGACATATCGGTCAGGACTCTTTCAATTGCAAATCACAGAAACTTGACTCCGACTGTCTTGAGCAAAATAGAAGTTTCTTGACACATAACTGAAAAGTCAGGGTTAGTTCTCATCTCAGGGACACAAGTGATATGATTGGAATCCAGTCTGTAGCCACCTCTTAGCTCCGCTTTCCTGTGACTCCAGTTTGGGGCAGGTTCCCCCTAGATGTGATAAAACGTCCACCCACAGCTCCAGGCGCCATCTCCCGGGTAACCTCAGCAACGGTACACTCTTCTTTCATTCCAACTGATCCAACCAAAGTCCTGGGTCTCACTGTCACTGGCAATCTTGGGTCCAGTGCCCGTTCCCACACCAGTCATTGTGGCCAGCTGCTTGGGACGGGCTTGTTGGCTGAAGCCTGGGCTTCACACCTGCCTTGGAGCTGAGGCGAGTCAGCCCTCTCAGACCACAAGGACTGAGAGTGGAGGAGGTTCTTTGcctaatagaaaagaaaaggaagtgaacTCTGGGTGGGGAAAACAACAGACCTCACAGCAGGGCCTGAATCCTTCCTGCTTGTTCTTGACGCCTGGGGCGTGGGCGTGGGTCTGCCCACGCTTggctcttcttcctcccctctctaAGTCACCCTTGAGTGGCTGGTGGTGAGAATGCTCATGGTCAGTGCCTGAAGTCCAGAGAAGTGGATTATCATAGAGTCTTAGCACTAGACagaataaggaaactgaggaccaggggttgaagcagaggaggaggggtgTTGACAGTCAGCCGTGGTTTTCCAGCCCTTCAGGGTGGGGCTCAGCCCGCACCCCAGGTCTGCCAACGCCCAGGCCTGTGCTTGTTCTGTTTGTTTCCCCGTGCTGTCTCTCTGGAGAGTGCCAACAAGAAAAAGTCCTTGTGAAGTCAGGAACCTTTTCTCCACTTTAACTACTTCTTATAATATAAATAGAAAGAGCAATATACATGTTTACAGAAATTGATGTTTCTTTCCgcaataaataattttccaaatagGAAAGACACCAGTTCTCTAgcaataaaaggagaagaaaagtacACCAGGATGCCATTTTATGGACTTGCATAGCAAACAGTGTGAGGTAACAGGACTTTAAAGAAGAAGCAGGCCCAGTTTTTGGAAAATCTCACTTCATGTCACAGGGTACTGTGCACTGATCtgtgtattttccttttcagaataGGTTCCAGAACAATCAGCCCATTAAACTCTTATCAGCCCATTGTTAAAGAGCCCTGGAGAGTAGGCTTGGCCCTCTGAAGCACTCTTAAAGAAATACCACCTCTCCCTGAGAGGGACCTCAGGAAGGCAGGTGGTCTAGCTCCCTGCTTCTGGGCAGATGACTGCCACCTCTAGGGGAATGCTTTCCTCTCTGGGACCCTTGGGTTTTCTCCCTGGTGATGGAGAGAAGgtcctttcttaaaataaagatCTGGAGGTGACCTCACAGCCAGGGGCCAGCGTGGAGAGGATCCAGCCGTGAGGGGAGCTGGAAATGAGGCCAGGGAGCCAGGGTAGTCAGACTGACTGCACCTGCTGCCTCTTCTGAAGGACCTCTGAGCTCAGGTCGAGACCTGGCGGCTGACCCAGGCTGTCGTGTCCACTGGTTGCTATCGTGGAGAAAGGAGAGCCTGGCAAGAGTGGAGCTGGCAGCAAGAAAGGCTGGGTGACTTGGTGTTTCCCAGACCCTTTCCACATTAGTCTCCTTCAGTGAACTCTTGGGAGAAGGCCCCAGTGTCTTCCAAGTTCCACCAATGTGCCCCTCTGCTTTCCTCTTACAACTTGTCTCTGGGGCTGCCCCTTAGGGGTACCGGCAGCACAGGGGTCTTCTTTCCAGGAGGCAGAGTAAGAAGCGATCCCCTCGGCCCTCAGAAAGCTGGAGCACATGAAGTCATGCCTGTGAGCAGAGGACAGAGGACGTCATCGGGTTTCTCCATGAAGGGGAAGGGGCTGCCCACACAGACTGCAGCCACTCACTCTCCAGGATCGCAGGCTGTCTGTGGCTGTCCCTCCCTGTGAATCCAGAGCCACAGAGCCTGGCTTTGATGGTGGCTGCATGTTATGTGTAAGGAAAGCATTCCAGTGCTGAGTGCTGAGGAGCTGGCTTGACTTTTTAGAAACTCTGACTCACTCTGgtaatatttttttacttctcaATTTTTAGTTGTACCTGAGATTCATAGTAGTTGTAGAACAGACACGTGCCATAGCTTACATTGTTGAGACAATTTCTCCAAAGCATTTTTACAAGAACTTAATAGATAATTATTGCCCTATTACACATAACAAAACTGAGCAATAAGAGGATTTACCTAAAGGCACAGTTGGCAGGCCTGGATTTCTAGCTCCCACCAATGTGCTTTGAAGGGAAAACCCAGAAATCATCAATGCTAGATCCCTCGGGCACTTTTCTCAAGGAAGAAGGAACAGAACCCTCCTGCCATTTGTAAATTGCAAAATTCACAGATTTCTAGCTAAGAAAATCACGTTTCTTCTGAGTTCCTACTGAAAGTGCAGCATAGGAGTGAGAGTGTGCACTTTGGAATAGAACCCCGGGTTCAGTTCCAGTTTTCCCCCTCACTAGCTGTGCAATCTTCCGTAAATTACCTCTCCATGTCTCAGATTCCTAATCTGTGAAATATGAATACCACTTCTACATTACCTCATAGGGTTGATGTATGAAATGACTTAACCTATGAACGTGCTTGAGCGCAGTACCTGTTGTGTCGTgagccctcaataaatgtcagctgttaTTACAGCAGTGAGGGCAGGCTGAGGAAGGAGTCAGCTGCGGGAGGCACAATGATGTGGGAGAGTAAGAGAGGGAAAGATAAAAGAGTGGTTTCGATGCCATGTAGTCAGGGCGAGACACCAACTGGTAGCACTGAGGCTTCCAGGTGGCAGGTTCCTGAGATAATGCCTGTCTAGGGCAAAGGACAGATGCTGCATAGAGCAGCTGAGGCACTGGGAATGGTGGTGGTTACTCAGTGTTGAATGAGTCCATGACTAATGTATGTTAAGGTCCTAGAACAGCACTCAATAACTAACAGCTGCTGTTATTTAGCGAGGACCCTAGTCCTTACCTTCCCCATAAACTAAGTCCCATCCAATATTCTAAATACATACACAATTATGTGTGTCCAGGGcaagctgggagggagggaaagttgcacagaggcagagaaaaatatttgcagatgaaaaatgGTCATTAGGCGGGTATGTAAAATCATCTGCGGCCAAAAAGCCACTGAAATTGATGAGCGTGTCACTATCCAGTCCTTAAAAGGGGAGCCATTTTAAAATGAGCTGATGCAGACAAGGCTTTCAGGATGTCACTGTCTCCTTTCTGTGTTAACTGAAATGATGCTTCTAGCTTCCAAAGAAGGATCGGAAACCAGAGACAAGTGATGGAATTGTCAGGAAATTGGTGGTAGCGTGTCACCTGGAGATCACTGGCATTGCAAGGCCCAGCTACTAATGCTAAAAATGCAATATcaaagtgttttctctttttcaaatcaAGGGAAATAGGACTCAGAAAGCATAGGGGATTGGGAAATAGGTCATACACTTGTCACAAAGCTGCCGTGGGAGCGAGAGGGCTCTACAGAAACCATCTTGGAATTAAAATGTGACTGCCAATTAATGTATTCACTCAACAACTATGTTTTGAGGgccagatcaaaaaaaaaatgataatgtatGCTTGGAAGCTACAAGTGGCCTTGTGATGTGCAGAGTATTACAACCAGATTTGGAACTGAAATCAGTAGGCCCAAAAAATTTGCCACGTATAGaatttcttctgattttcctATCAGCTCCAACCAGCAGTGTTCATTTGGCATTGAACTGAGTCCTGTGGCCACACATGCACATGGAGGTTTGCtggggagaggcctcaggaatCGGAGCCCCTGGGGCAGTTTCAGGGTGTTTGCTGTGACCTCTAGAATTCTGATAGCCTAAGAATGGAATATTGTACAATTAAGTGAATTTTCTTGGGGAGCTCTTATTTCAGAAGGGCAAGGGCCTGAGTTAGCTTGTTCACAGTGGGGAGCGGATCTGTCCTCCTCAGAGCCCGGTGCCTCTGTCCACTGTACCCCAGCGTCCACAGGAGCACCCCTCTCTCCTAGATTCCACACTCTCAGGAGGCTTTCCCCACGGGGTGCAACCATGCCCTCATCTACCTGACTTGGGAGAGCCCAGCCCTCTGGTGACTTCTTGGATGCTTGTTGGGATGTATCCCCAGCAGGTATCTCTAAGCAAAGATGGGCAACAGTAGACAGCCAGTCCAGAACTTCAGATTTAGTTTGCTCTCTCTTTATCCTCTTATCCAACAAACACTAACCGAGAATTCTGTCTTATTCCTAGCATATTCTAGGTTGGGTGAATAAGGTTTGTTTAAGGACCTAACATCTATAGAGAGAGACATAGATGAGAACCCACAGaggtacaaaatggaaaagagtaGGCTGGGTCACATCATAGTGAATTACTATGTGGCTGGAGTGCAGGATGGATAAGGATCCCAGTGGGTGCAGTCTCTAGAGACTTCAAGCAGAATCTGTAGACTGTATCATGTAACAGTGAAGAGGCAATGAACATTGTAAGTAGGAAATCAGTACAGTAAGGTGGCCCCCCCAGGAGACATTCTGTGAGAGAACTGCCCCAGTGAGGTGGGAATTGGGGCTCGAGGCCGGCGTGTCCAGCCTGGAGCCCTCTTGCCACTCTGACCCCCATTAGTAAAATAGAAATGCGTATAATACTTGCCTTACTTAGTGGCGCTGTTTTGAGGAGCCAAAGAGATGATGGAAATAAAAGAGctttgaaaagtaaagaaaaattttaaaacaataaggtATTTCAGCAGTGGGAGCAacaatagtattatttttaatatggtataATTTCTCTCATTACCACACCCATTcccatcaaattattttttttagagaaaaggaaaagggaggaagtGGCTGAGCCTGCCTAtcgggaaataaataaatacccatcTCAGGACCTCGGAAGAGCAGGGCTTCCCGGACCCTGAAAAGGGCCCTGAGAACAGCCTGGGTGGTTCAGGGAGCAGAGCAGCCCAGCCTGCCGCCTAGTCTGTCGGGGAACAGAGAGGTCTGCCCACAAACCACTGGCAGCACACAGAGGGGCTCCTGGAGGCACCCTGCTGTCCAGCCTCAGGGTTTCCCCACAGAGGTGGGACGCCAGCTCCCCACCCTCTCATGGATGGGAGTGGTTCCCAGGTGACTCATatgaataaaatgcagaaaataaagctGAGGTGATTGGCATTATCCTAAGCAAGTTGAGTGCCAGGCCCCATATTGTGTTCTAACTTATCTCAGGATCAGAAAAGGAAGTAAGAAACTGGCTTGCCTTTATTTCTCTCAGAACAAGACATTTCtgccctcctctttctctgtggAACAGCTGTTCCTGTGGCTTGACTTCAGAACTAAATGAAACGACCACCTGAGTTAAGGCCGCTGTTATTGTTGGAGAGGCAGGATGGGATAATGGTGATGAGCTAGCTTTAGAGGCAGATGGGTGTTTTTATCCCAGCtctatgatcttgggcaagtctcttaacctTTGGGGGCCCAGTTCCTCTGTctaaaaaaatggagataataatggtacctgcttcatgaagattaaattaataaatctgtgctaggtgcttagaacagtgcctggagaAAATAAACCCTTAAAATAAATGTAGCTAATagtatattaataataacattatttgGTGCATATTATCTCATCACCTCCCCTCACTGGCTGTTTTCTTGTAACACTTACCACCTTGCGTGCATCCAGCATATATGGTACTGCCTTCTAGAGTTTATCATTCACACAAAACCATATTGTCTTATCGCTGTGCCCTCCACCCCTCTCCTTGACTAAAAGCTCCCCTCTTCTGTTCCACCCCCTCCCTGCTTCTCCATCTGAGCCTGGGCAGATCAacggcccccctcccctcccaaacACTTTGTCCTCAGGGCCTCTCATGAGATGGGGATAGCCACTAATTCCAGAGAGCCACGAGGGCCACGGGCTCCTAGGACAGTAGGGGTTCACGTCCCAGCTCTGGCACTGGCTCCTCACCGCCCCTGGACCCACTGTCGTCAATCTCTGTGAATGGTATTAACGCCCACTTTACAGGGGTGGCGGAGATCTGGCAGGtgaagtgcctggcacgtgggagGCACTTGCAGATGACTAAGAGCGTAAGCTGTGGGACAAAGGCGATTTCCAATCCTCGCTGGCTGTGTGAGCCTGAGTGGCTTCCTTCACCTCTGTAAGCATGGGCTTTCTTTGCTCCCTGGGGATTACAGCAGCCCCTACCTCTCAGGATCCTTGTGCAGGATATATGAAGTCAGGTGTATGAAGCTCTCAGCAAGAAGCATTCCACAAGGGTTACCTTTATCGTATTAACAACTGAAGGCCCTGCCGGGCCGGATGCCTGGGgcagtggtggcagaggctgggctGGCAGCATTGGTGCCGGGGAGAGAGCCGATCTCGAGTAGTCAGCATCTTCTCTGGCCTCTTCCCCGCAGGGCTCTATGTGCTGGTTGGAGCGGGGGCCCTGATGATGGCCGTGGGCTTCTTCGGGTGCTGTGGAGCCACGCGGGAGTCCCAGTGTGTTCTCGGATCTGTAAGTGGGGCGAGGTGGGGAGGGACTTGGCCTGAAGGGAGCTGGACGTTCTCTTTGTCCCTACCTCtgtggaaaatgtgaaaaaaaatttaaaaaaataaataggtcatTAGTGTGAAGATGTTTTGGGAGAAAAAGTGCCTAATAATATTTCACAGTGAGTGAGGCAGCTACAAGATTCCCATAGTCAGGGAAGTACTGTTATCTATAAGAAAAGTACTGCTGTTTGAGATCAGTAATTTAGACAAACATACCTCTTGTGGTTTATTTTAAGGCTATTTAGTTTAGCAgcatctggtttttttttaaaaaatgaaataatttccgTTAACTGCTATACATCCAGTGCCAGTGTAACCTAAGAAAGAAGAGGAGCAGGAAGAAAGTTTTTGTGTTTCTCCATGAGGAGAAATGGCAGTTTTATTAGGCGGCCTCTCCTTACTCATTGCAAACTTTGGTGTTTGAACTGTGGCTGCTTCtcctgatctctttttttttttttaataaatttattgattgattgctttttggctgtgttgggtcttcgtttctgtgcgagggctttctctagttgcggcgagtgggggccactcttcatcgcggtgcgcgggcctctcactatcgcggcctctcttgttgtggagcacaggctccagacgcgcaggctcagtagttgtggctcacgggcctagttgctccgcggcatgtgggatcctcccagaccagggctcgaacccgtgtcccctgcattggcaggcagattctcaaccactgcaccaccagggaagcccttttcctgATCTCTTGCCATGTAAGGTTTCTAACTCATTCCCTCAGTTctctattctttctctttcccctatTGCTGAGCATCTCAGGTCTTGTTTATCACTGAACTTAGTTTAATCAGAGCAGACCCCGAGACTGGAACAGAAATCTGTCCAGAAGGACACCCTTCACCTCCACTtccacctcctcagggaagccatCCAGACCACACAGTCTCAAgtcaccccctccccaaacccagcCCCATCAGCCACTCTCTATCTTCTGgtcttattttatatctttatagaCTCTCTTTTGTTCATCAAGTAGTCACTGAAATATGAGTgccgggcactgttctaggttGTGGGATTTCTATATCACTCTCTGAAATTAACTTACCCTTTTATTGCTTACTCATTTATCATATCCTCCTCTCTCTACTATAAGGTCCCTGAGAGCAGAGGCACTGAGATCTTATCTTATTCACCACTGTATACCCAGCATCAaggacagtacctggcacagagcaaatgctcaataaacaattgctgaatgaattaatgagtgaatgaatgtgtgaacAAACTACGAATGAACTAAGGAGCCAAATGCTTCCTGCTAGATCTCATCAAACTAATAACCTTGCCTAGTGTTTTTCAAAAGGAACTAGagtcaaagaggttaagtaaactGAAAAGGTACTGAATTAATGAAGTTAGTATTTTCTCTCCTCTACAGTTTTTTACCTGCCTATTGGTGATATTTGCTGCTGAAATAACCACTGGAGTATTTGCTTTTATAGGCAAGGATGTAGTAAGTAAATATTacttataattgttttttaacGATGGTTCAAGTGCTCTCTTTACGGCAAAGGACATGAGAATATCGGTACCCACAGTGATATTCCAAAGCCAAATAACCCCCACAATAATCGTTTATGCAGAACTTTTAAACCTAGGAGTGTGGTGTGGACTTtagcatatgtgtgtatgtgtgtgcgtgcatataGGTGCACACATATTTCTGGGGAGATAGTTCATAGCTTTCATTAGATATATAGAGGGGCCTATGTTTTTTTGCAACAAAAGGATCTCTAATTTAAGATGATCCCGTTTGGAATGTGGGAGGAGTTAGACTGCAGATTTGAGAAAGAAGGATGCAGAAGAACACGCATTCTCATCCCTTGTTAGCCTGTCCTTTGTCCTTAGGGTTTGGCCTGGGCAGAGGCCAGGTCATCCTCAAAGACTATAGCCAGCCTCCTGGGTACCGGTGAAGCCAGTTTGTTAAGATTTTTGCTCAAACTATAGGTGAGCAGAATAGGTTATCAGGAGAATCCACAGAGGAAGGGGCCTTTTTAGGTGTAAACATGCAGTGGGGAAGAGAGGAGTGAAATGGAAAATGAGGATGAATGGAATCTTAAGTTTACTGTCTTTTACATATATTCATGTGCCATCAATATTGTGTTTATGaacttattttagattttaaaaatggtaaacatGTAGAATAAGTAAATGTCACCTCCTGTGGAATTTTTCTAAAGTAGCTGTTTATATTTGTAAGTTAGAGGAATTGGATCTTATGACTTCTTGAGAGCCTATGGATTTGGGGATCACATGCAATTATACTAGAAAAAGCATTCTCTACGTTTTCTATGATATTTGAATGCTGAAACAGTTTTCCTTGGTCGTGAACACCTTTTAAACCATGTCATGAAAAGACTTGAGTACTTGTAACCAATGGAGTCCCAAGAATGCATAGGTTTCTACCCTGGCTgtgcaccagaatcacctggctgaggcccaggaatctgggGTTCAGCTGTTGCTGATGTCCATTCAAGGTTGAGAACCTCCACTCTAAGAAATCTTTCTAGTGTATGAAAATTATTCTTGGTTAATCTATCCTTCCATCTTCAGAAGCATCTTAGAAACTCCAGAATCTATAATCTATAATCAGAATACCCTTAAATCCAGATAAACATATGGAAACGCCATATTTTTGAAGGGCAGAGAAGGTGGGCTTTTTCTTGATGAAAGGAGAACGTTTGAAACTTCTCACTCACGTCCTCTTGTTTTCCTGGTATTTTTTTCAGGCTATACGACATGTTCAGACCATGTATGAAGAAGCTTATAACGATTACCTTAGAGACAAGGAAAAGGGAAATGGGACTCTCATCACCTTCCACTCAACAGTAAGTGactttacttcttccttaaaATTGAATCTTCTAAAGATTCTACATGAGCCATGTTCTCTCTAATCAcctagattaaaaataaaaataaattgcgtTAAGCCAGGCAACAGAACTATATGTCTGCCTTCGTGGGAGCCACGGTTTGCATTATGTGTAGAACCTAGAAGAGAAAGAGGCCTAACACCGAGTCGTCTGGAGGAAGTCAGGACATGCACCCAAAGAGACAAAAGAGCACACACAAATAAGGACATCAAAAAAGCTGCCCAAGTAAATATCAGGTTCTCTCAAGAGAGGCCTTGTGGTGTAACAGAAACAACTGTGACCTTCAAGTCAGAAAAGCTTATCTCTAGCTGCAGCTGTGCCATGGAACAGCtttgtgacctggagcaagtccCTTGCCTTCCTGATCCTCACTCAGCGCCCTCAGTTGTAAAATGAAAGGGCACATGAGACAGGCACGCTCCTTTTCTCCCGGGACATCCTGTGAGAATGTGCTGTCAGTGCAGTGTTCTCAGCTACAGGCAGTTAATCAAGGAAGGCTCCCCCGGGGAGATGGGCCAGGCCAGTGTCATCCTGATTTCTCAACCACTGTCATATGGAGAAGTAGCTATGAACTCCTGGCCAGGTATTTTAAGGTAGCCCAGTTCTTGTCTGTCACAGGTCTGTCCTGGAAGGTGCCAACCATTTATCCTGTTCAGCTTCAGCTGCCCCAGGGACATCAGATAGCACACAGGTTCCTTTGTCTTTGAAGGGCAGCCCTAAGGCAGGACACCTGTTGGCTGGCCAGTATTCAAGCCCCAGTCTTTCAGCCCCTGGGGTTTTCTGTGGCCACTTCTCCTGTAGGTCCCAGGCTCTCCTCAGTTAATGAGCCTTTCCTGAAGCTCATAAAACTTTAGCTACTCAGCAAGTCTGAAAGAAAGAAGCTAAAGACCCAACTCCTATCTTAAAAACAGCAGTTTACACAGGCACTGTCAGCTAGCTTCTTGCCTTGTTTGGATTGCCTTCAGTCACCTCCTGTCATAAAACTTGGACAAATTTGGTGAAGTTGTTTCTTGCTTTGTTAACATGACTCTGTGACTCTTCATACTGTCTCCAGAATGGCCACTAGGTTGTAGTGTCAGGCCTCAGAGCTGTTTTGAGGCCTCAGCACACCCAGTCCTTAGCAATGATACCCGGGCTTGTAGCTGCAGCTTCTCCCTCCTTGATCTAAAAGCTCTTTTCTGACTCTCTAGTTTCAGTGCTGTGGAAAAGAAAGCTCTGAACAGGTCCAACCGACCTGCCCAAAGGAGCTCCTAGGACACAAGGTAAGCTTCTCTACCAGGTTCCTATCCTGCCTGTGGTGTTAAGATGGTTCTTACCCTCGGGGTGGAGGGGTGATTCTGGGAGGCCCTCTGCCAGTGGCTTCTAGCCTCAGCTTTTTTCTATGTAGAATAAGTGAAGCAATGATGAGTCCCAGTCCCCTGGTACCCTGGGGAATAATGGTGTGCCGACTTGCCAGTAATGATGCAAATGCAGTGGCATTAATTAAGCTCACCAGGGCCAGAGGTATGCACCCTAAGGGTGTTGCCCGTACCCTTCCATGGGTGTCATCGCACTGATAAATGCTTCCTTTATTAAGTGCTGCGTGGCAGGCACTATGCCAGGTTCTGGAAACTCTAAGGTGAAAAACACATGGTCCCTGCCTCAGTGACCTCACAGGCTGGTCAAGGGAGCTGATGCTTGGCAGAGCACAGTGTCTGTACAGAATACAGTGGAGTCAGGAAAGCTTGCAGAGGATGGATCCTTGAGCCGAGTTTTGACACAGGAAGGTCATTCCA
This genomic interval from Physeter macrocephalus isolate SW-GA chromosome 4, ASM283717v5, whole genome shotgun sequence contains the following:
- the TSPAN2 gene encoding tetraspanin-2 isoform X3, producing MGRFGGGLRCIKYLLLGFNLLFWLAGSAVIAFGLWFRFGGTMKDFSSEDSSPEYFYMGLYVLVGAGALMMAVGFFGCCGATRESQCVLGSFFTCLLVIFAAEITTGVFAFIGKDVAIRHVQTMYEEAYNDYLRDKEKGNGTLITFHSTFQCCGKESSEQVQPTCPKELLGHKIFGMIFSMVLCCAIRNSRDVI
- the TSPAN2 gene encoding tetraspanin-2 isoform X2 — protein: MGRFGGGLRCIKYLLLGFNLLFWLAGSAVIAFGLWFRFGGTMKDFSSEDSSPEYFYMGLYVLVGAGALMMAVGFFGCCGATRESQCVLGSAIRHVQTMYEEAYNDYLRDKEKGNGTLITFHSTFQCCGKESSEQVQPTCPKELLGHKNCIDEIESIISVKLQFIGIVGIGIAGLTIFGMIFSMVLCCAIRNSRDVI
- the TSPAN2 gene encoding tetraspanin-2 isoform X1; the protein is MGRFGGGLRCIKYLLLGFNLLFWLAGSAVIAFGLWFRFGGTMKDFSSEDSSPEYFYMGLYVLVGAGALMMAVGFFGCCGATRESQCVLGSFFTCLLVIFAAEITTGVFAFIGKDVAIRHVQTMYEEAYNDYLRDKEKGNGTLITFHSTFQCCGKESSEQVQPTCPKELLGHKNCIDEIESIISVKLQFIGIVGIGIAGLTIFGMIFSMVLCCAIRNSRDVI